One genomic segment of uncultured Desulfobacter sp. includes these proteins:
- a CDS encoding PxxKW family cysteine-rich protein, with protein MICTTVREGQDCVFMTAKGCSYNEGSCFPIVDECKGCQRSAEFATGIYCIAAPDPALKWKNGNCNMATHVKTATETKKQKLNPIKASKRR; from the coding sequence ATGATTTGTACAACTGTTAGAGAAGGTCAGGATTGTGTATTCATGACAGCCAAGGGCTGTAGCTATAACGAAGGCAGTTGCTTTCCCATCGTTGATGAATGCAAGGGATGCCAGAGAAGCGCCGAGTTTGCCACCGGTATCTACTGCATTGCGGCACCTGATCCAGCCTTGAAGTGGAAAAACGGCAACTGCAATATGGCCACCCATGTTAAAACCGCCACCGAAACCAAAAAACAGAAACTTAACCCCATCAAGGCATCCAAACGAAGATAA
- a CDS encoding ATP-dependent 6-phosphofructokinase, with translation MKSMNINTTIPVLGPARIPSPLISQGVTRDGKTRFMKDEHRISVDIRVDRILDENKDGILSFEQAGPREKIYFDPSKLKCAVANCGGLCPGLNDIIRSIVLELYHVYGVKNIFGIRYGLQGFIPKYGHDLIELNPQRVSGIQNTGGSILGSSRGGQDIGEIVDCLERIGVGVLFMVGGDGTLMASKAIGEEILKRGLKISVVGIPKTIDNDIFLVSRSFGFDSAVDVATLAIRGAHNEAEAYPNGIGLIKLMGRHSGFLAATAALAQTDANFVLIPEEEILLHGKNGLLAAVERRLALRKHAVIIVAEGAGQNFFEDKGNEHDASGNVKLKDIGQFLKAEINAYFESKEIPITLKYIDPSYIIRSLPANANDSVFCGLLARDAVHAGMAGKTNLLISFWNNNYVHVPMDASAGRRKKIDPAGRLWQSVLESTGQNSLFSV, from the coding sequence ATGAAAAGTATGAACATCAACACCACCATTCCCGTTTTAGGTCCTGCCCGGATTCCATCACCCCTGATTTCCCAGGGAGTAACCCGTGATGGCAAAACCCGGTTTATGAAAGATGAACACAGAATCAGCGTTGATATCAGGGTTGACCGTATTCTTGATGAAAACAAAGACGGTATACTCAGTTTTGAACAGGCCGGCCCACGGGAAAAAATTTATTTTGACCCCAGCAAACTCAAGTGTGCGGTAGCCAACTGTGGAGGACTGTGCCCCGGATTGAACGACATTATCCGGTCGATAGTGCTTGAATTGTACCATGTCTATGGTGTTAAAAATATTTTTGGTATTCGCTACGGGCTCCAGGGTTTTATCCCTAAATACGGCCATGACCTGATTGAGCTTAACCCTCAACGGGTATCAGGCATTCAGAATACCGGCGGGTCCATACTCGGCTCTTCCCGGGGGGGGCAGGATATTGGAGAAATTGTGGATTGCCTGGAACGTATTGGCGTGGGGGTACTTTTCATGGTGGGGGGCGACGGAACATTGATGGCCTCCAAGGCCATTGGGGAAGAAATATTAAAACGCGGATTGAAAATTTCCGTGGTGGGCATTCCAAAAACCATTGACAATGATATCTTCCTGGTTTCTCGTTCCTTTGGCTTTGATTCAGCTGTAGATGTAGCCACCCTGGCAATCAGGGGTGCCCATAACGAAGCCGAAGCCTACCCCAACGGTATCGGCCTGATCAAGCTCATGGGCAGGCATTCGGGATTTCTGGCGGCCACGGCGGCCCTTGCCCAAACTGACGCCAACTTTGTGCTCATTCCCGAAGAAGAAATCCTGCTGCATGGGAAAAACGGACTTTTGGCCGCTGTGGAGCGGCGTCTTGCCCTAAGAAAGCATGCGGTGATCATTGTCGCCGAAGGGGCCGGCCAAAATTTTTTCGAAGACAAGGGTAATGAGCATGATGCATCGGGCAACGTGAAGCTCAAAGATATTGGTCAATTTTTAAAAGCAGAAATCAACGCCTATTTTGAATCCAAAGAGATCCCCATTACTTTGAAATATATTGATCCATCCTACATCATCCGCAGTCTGCCGGCCAACGCCAATGACTCGGTGTTCTGCGGACTGCTGGCAAGGGATGCCGTACATGCGGGCATGGCCGGAAAAACCAATCTGCTTATCAGCTTCTGGAATAATAATTATGTTCATGTACCTATGGATGCCTCAGCCGGAAGGCGCAAAAAGATAGATCCAGCAGGCAGGCTATGGCAGTCGGTTCTTGAATCAACAGGCCAAAATTCACTATTTAGTGTTTGA
- a CDS encoding helix-turn-helix transcriptional regulator → MESNEFKIFRSHLGRTQKEMAQLLGVSIKAIHSYEQGWRKVPGHVERQVYFLLSRTLQRTGEKKNCWEILQCPEEQMRQCPAYEFQSGDMCWFINGTRCGGKIHKSWEKKMETCRSCDVFLKLFDDIQGAKKNESAG, encoded by the coding sequence ATGGAAAGCAATGAATTTAAAATATTCAGATCTCATTTAGGTCGTACCCAGAAAGAGATGGCTCAGCTTTTAGGTGTATCCATTAAAGCAATACACAGCTATGAGCAGGGATGGCGTAAAGTTCCTGGACATGTGGAACGACAGGTCTATTTTCTGCTCTCTCGCACCCTGCAGCGAACCGGGGAGAAAAAAAACTGTTGGGAGATTTTGCAGTGCCCGGAAGAGCAGATGAGACAATGCCCAGCCTATGAATTCCAATCCGGGGATATGTGTTGGTTTATCAACGGTACCCGGTGCGGTGGAAAAATCCATAAATCCTGGGAAAAGAAAATGGAAACGTGCCGAAGTTGTGATGTGTTTTTGAAATTGTTTGATGATATTCAGGGGGCTAAGAAAAATGAGTCTGCCGGATAA
- a CDS encoding chloride channel protein: protein MNISRRSAVDLKYAGKWVFYFVLIGVMSGLGAVLFHYLCGLGMHYFMDMMAGYRPQGPAGEHLLLPHTDTPFNRWVLLFLPALGGLVSGWLVYTFAPEAEGHGTDAAIDAFHHKGGIIRSRIPIIKTIASTITLTTGGSGGREGPIAQIGGGFGSFLATRFNLSERERCIMMAAGIGAGVGSIFRAPLAGALFAAEVLYRDPEFESSVIIPAGISSVVAYCTFCLFFGWGSLFESPAFKFQNPLQLGPYLALAVVLVLIGVLYIKVFYGITNLFKALKIPNHIKPAVGGLVTGVIGFFMPYTLAFGYGMAQEAIFNQLAIPVLLGLALGKIFTTSFSIGSGGSGGVFGPSVVIGGAMGGAVGQFFHMFMPTVVTQPGAFVIVGMAGFFTAVSNTPISTIIFVSEMTNSYHLLLPSLLVCSVCYLLSTKWSIYENQVKSRVDSPLHAGEVMIDILQTIKVEKLKHLIKNVRCLNQDMPFSQFKKIFQTTKQHYFPVMKDQGELCGIFSSTDVREVLFSSELEQLVVMKDIMVSSMITTTLSEDLNTVLLKLTKKNIDALPVVDEDDPGKFIGMLYRRDIIAYYNLHVNQIRESER, encoded by the coding sequence ATGAATATAAGCAGGAGAAGTGCTGTCGATCTCAAATATGCTGGCAAATGGGTGTTCTATTTTGTTTTGATAGGCGTCATGTCAGGCCTTGGGGCTGTTCTGTTTCATTACCTGTGCGGCCTTGGCATGCACTATTTCATGGATATGATGGCCGGATACAGGCCCCAAGGGCCTGCAGGTGAACATCTGCTGCTGCCCCACACCGATACTCCGTTTAACAGATGGGTGTTATTGTTTTTACCGGCATTGGGTGGCCTTGTTTCTGGTTGGCTTGTTTATACCTTTGCCCCGGAGGCAGAGGGGCATGGTACGGATGCCGCGATAGACGCCTTTCATCACAAGGGCGGCATTATCCGGTCACGGATTCCTATTATCAAAACCATTGCCTCCACCATCACGCTGACCACCGGCGGTTCAGGGGGCAGGGAAGGTCCCATTGCCCAGATCGGGGGGGGATTCGGTTCTTTTCTGGCCACTCGGTTCAACCTGTCTGAACGGGAGCGGTGTATTATGATGGCCGCAGGCATTGGTGCCGGTGTAGGCAGTATCTTCAGAGCGCCCCTGGCCGGCGCACTTTTTGCTGCAGAAGTGCTCTATCGTGACCCTGAATTCGAGTCTTCGGTCATCATTCCGGCAGGTATCTCCTCGGTGGTGGCCTATTGCACCTTTTGTCTGTTTTTCGGATGGGGATCTCTTTTTGAGTCCCCGGCATTTAAATTTCAAAATCCGCTGCAACTTGGCCCCTATCTTGCTCTTGCCGTGGTTCTTGTCCTCATCGGTGTTTTATATATTAAAGTGTTTTATGGGATTACAAACCTGTTTAAGGCGCTGAAGATCCCAAATCATATCAAACCTGCCGTTGGCGGTCTTGTGACCGGCGTCATTGGTTTTTTTATGCCTTATACCCTGGCGTTTGGATACGGTATGGCCCAAGAGGCCATTTTCAACCAACTGGCCATCCCCGTGCTTTTGGGGCTTGCCCTGGGGAAAATTTTTACCACTTCTTTTTCCATTGGGTCTGGCGGGTCCGGCGGTGTCTTTGGACCTTCGGTTGTCATCGGCGGCGCCATGGGCGGGGCAGTGGGGCAATTTTTTCATATGTTTATGCCCACGGTCGTAACTCAACCAGGCGCCTTTGTCATTGTTGGCATGGCCGGTTTTTTTACGGCTGTTTCCAACACTCCCATATCCACCATTATATTTGTCAGTGAGATGACCAACTCCTATCATCTCTTGTTGCCAAGCCTTCTGGTTTGTTCGGTGTGTTATCTTTTGTCGACAAAATGGTCTATTTATGAAAATCAGGTAAAATCTCGAGTTGATTCGCCGCTTCATGCCGGTGAAGTTATGATAGACATTCTTCAGACCATAAAAGTGGAAAAACTCAAACACTTGATCAAGAATGTCAGATGCCTGAACCAGGACATGCCTTTCAGTCAGTTTAAAAAAATATTTCAGACCACCAAACAACACTATTTTCCCGTTATGAAAGACCAGGGGGAATTATGCGGCATTTTTTCCTCCACAGATGTCCGGGAGGTTCTTTTTTCAAGTGAGCTTGAACAATTGGTCGTCATGAAAGATATTATGGTATCCAGTATGATTACAACCACGTTGTCCGAAGATTTAAACACGGTACTGCTTAAACTTACAAAGAAAAATATTGATGCGCTGCCTGTGGTCGATGAAGATGATCCGGGTAAATTTATCGGCATGCTTTACCGCCGTGACATCATTGCCTACTACAACCTTCATGTGAACCAAATTCGGGAGTCAGAAAGATAA
- the truA gene encoding tRNA pseudouridine(38-40) synthase TruA, translating to MMPKTIENPDNPAKNFKIIVAYDGTDFFGWQRQTDKPTIQGELERILSMILNQDIKIHGSGRTDARVHARAQVAHFHAKTRLTPDTIQKGVNNLMSAPIVIHACRLAAPDFHAQYHVRSKEYRYYILNREIPTAIGRDYLWHVKPFLDIDAMNQCCEYLVGEHDFKAFENTGSPRSSTVRTIYSASWTKKPHGRLEFCICATGFLKNMVRNIVGTLKDAGTGRISPEMFNKILYSCERPLAGATAPARGLFLHQVNY from the coding sequence ATGATGCCCAAGACAATTGAAAATCCGGATAACCCGGCAAAAAATTTCAAAATTATAGTGGCCTATGACGGTACCGATTTTTTCGGGTGGCAGCGCCAGACTGATAAACCCACCATCCAGGGCGAACTTGAACGTATATTATCCATGATTCTAAACCAGGACATTAAGATTCATGGTTCCGGACGTACGGATGCCCGCGTTCATGCCCGGGCCCAGGTGGCCCATTTCCATGCAAAAACCCGTCTTACCCCTGATACCATTCAAAAAGGGGTGAACAACCTTATGTCCGCTCCCATTGTGATTCATGCCTGCCGGCTTGCAGCTCCTGATTTTCATGCCCAGTATCATGTTCGTTCTAAAGAATACCGGTATTACATATTAAACAGAGAAATCCCCACGGCCATTGGCCGGGATTATTTATGGCATGTAAAGCCGTTTTTGGATATTGACGCCATGAATCAGTGTTGTGAATACCTTGTGGGCGAACATGATTTTAAAGCCTTTGAGAATACGGGCAGCCCAAGATCTTCCACCGTAAGAACGATTTATAGTGCAAGCTGGACAAAAAAGCCTCACGGTCGGCTGGAATTTTGTATCTGTGCCACAGGATTTTTAAAAAATATGGTCCGCAATATCGTGGGGACCCTGAAAGATGCCGGTACAGGACGAATTAGTCCGGAAATGTTCAATAAAATACTCTATTCATGTGAACGCCCCCTTGCCGGAGCAACTGCTCCGGCGAGGGGGTTGTTTCTACATCAAGTCAATTATTGA
- a CDS encoding TetR/AcrR family transcriptional regulator, which produces MKLKDKIIFEALRQFSTKGFMATSTADIINAVGTSKGGLYNHFKNKEQLFLEVLRQARKIWRERNLAGVEIIERPVDKIKHILVNYKDHYLVDSANFPGGCIFINLTVELSDQCPHLAAEVSDGFSRFKSMLRRSLEQERLAGALKDSVDIDGAVEVVFSGLLGTCVMYTADKSKANLDRAMGALTAYIDNLCIS; this is translated from the coding sequence ATGAAACTTAAAGATAAAATTATATTTGAAGCATTACGGCAGTTTTCAACCAAAGGGTTCATGGCCACATCTACGGCAGACATTATAAATGCAGTGGGTACATCCAAAGGGGGGCTATATAATCATTTCAAAAACAAAGAACAATTGTTTTTAGAAGTGCTTCGCCAGGCCCGTAAAATTTGGCGGGAACGGAATTTGGCAGGTGTGGAAATCATTGAACGGCCTGTGGATAAAATTAAACATATTCTGGTTAACTATAAAGACCATTACCTGGTTGACAGCGCTAATTTCCCGGGCGGATGCATTTTCATAAATCTGACCGTGGAACTCAGTGACCAATGTCCTCATCTGGCCGCTGAGGTGAGTGATGGCTTTAGCAGGTTTAAATCCATGCTCAGGCGTTCCCTTGAACAGGAACGGTTGGCCGGAGCGCTGAAAGACAGCGTGGATATTGATGGGGCGGTTGAGGTTGTGTTTTCCGGATTGTTAGGCACCTGTGTCATGTATACCGCGGACAAGTCCAAAGCAAATTTGGATCGGGCCATGGGGGCCCTTACCGCATATATTGATAATTTGTGCATATCATAA
- the cysK gene encoding cysteine synthase A, with translation MKAINDITQACGNTPLVYLETHSQECGAHLFAKLEYFNPLGSVKDRIGLAMIEAGLKNGQIRPDTLIVEPTSGNTGIALAFVACIKGLKLVLTMPETMSLERQKLLRHLGAQLILTPGNLGMQGAVDKATEMVATHENAYMPDQFSNPANPAAHQTTTGPEIWETTQGRVDIFVAGVGTGGTISGVTEYIKGRRPDFMSVAVEPAESPVLSGGKAGSHAIQGIGAGFVPANLKRELVDQIFPVKGEDAINGARTLAKSYAILCGISSGANFHAAFQTGLKHPGKTIVFIVCDTGERYISTRLFGL, from the coding sequence GTGAAGGCAATTAACGATATTACCCAGGCCTGTGGTAACACCCCCTTGGTCTATCTGGAAACACACTCCCAAGAATGCGGGGCACATCTGTTTGCCAAACTGGAGTATTTCAATCCATTGGGCAGCGTTAAGGACCGGATTGGTCTTGCCATGATTGAGGCAGGCCTGAAAAATGGACAGATTAGACCGGACACACTGATCGTGGAACCAACTTCAGGGAATACCGGTATTGCTCTCGCGTTTGTGGCCTGTATAAAGGGGCTGAAACTTGTTTTGACCATGCCGGAAACCATGAGTCTGGAACGCCAGAAATTGTTGCGTCATCTAGGCGCACAACTGATTCTGACTCCGGGAAACCTTGGTATGCAGGGTGCCGTGGACAAAGCGACCGAGATGGTGGCAACCCACGAAAATGCATATATGCCCGACCAGTTTTCAAATCCTGCCAATCCGGCTGCCCACCAGACCACCACCGGTCCTGAAATCTGGGAAACAACACAGGGCCGAGTTGATATTTTTGTGGCTGGGGTAGGTACCGGCGGCACCATAAGCGGGGTGACGGAATATATTAAGGGCAGACGCCCGGATTTTATGTCCGTTGCGGTGGAACCGGCTGAATCACCAGTTCTTTCGGGGGGGAAAGCAGGGTCCCACGCCATCCAGGGTATTGGTGCCGGATTTGTCCCGGCTAACTTGAAGCGGGAACTGGTCGACCAAATTTTTCCGGTCAAAGGAGAAGATGCCATAAATGGCGCCAGAACCCTTGCCAAGTCATATGCAATCCTTTGCGGTATATCCTCTGGCGCCAACTTTCATGCGGCCTTTCAGACAGGCCTGAAACACCCGGGGAAAACCATTGTTTTTATAGTATGTGACACAGGGGAACGTTATATCAGCACTCGTTTGTTCGGCCTGTAA
- a CDS encoding KpsF/GutQ family sugar-phosphate isomerase produces MIIDDAVQVLKMEAQSLLDLIEKLNMDFQTLVNAIYNAKGRVILSGIGKSGLIGRKIAATLSSTGTNAMFLHPVEAVHGDLGMVSRDDIFIAISNSGETGELNQLLPVIRNVGCRIAGFTGKPESTMAGFCDMIIYTGVKKEACPLNMAPTCSTTAQLAMGDALAVALIKKKNFKKADFMRSHPGGALGQRLSGKVSELMLKKSGVPFVQTGATMAQALVSMDAHRLGAVFVLDSADKLMGILTDGDVRHWIAKGGGTPDTLLVDEVMTRSPRHLSPDSYLYDALNLMEKYEITVLPILGEKGYLEGLLHLHDILGKGTFKFNGGTQ; encoded by the coding sequence ATGATCATAGACGATGCTGTTCAAGTTCTGAAGATGGAAGCCCAATCTCTTCTGGACCTTATTGAAAAACTTAATATGGATTTTCAAACCCTTGTCAATGCAATCTACAATGCAAAAGGACGGGTCATTCTTTCGGGAATCGGAAAATCGGGCTTAATCGGAAGAAAAATTGCAGCCACTTTAAGCAGTACTGGAACCAATGCCATGTTCCTTCATCCGGTTGAGGCGGTTCACGGGGACCTTGGTATGGTCAGCCGGGATGATATATTCATTGCCATTTCAAATTCCGGTGAAACCGGAGAACTCAACCAGCTTTTGCCGGTAATCCGAAACGTGGGATGCAGGATTGCAGGTTTTACGGGAAAGCCTGAATCCACCATGGCGGGATTCTGCGATATGATCATATACACCGGTGTAAAAAAAGAGGCTTGCCCCTTGAATATGGCACCGACCTGTTCAACCACAGCCCAACTGGCCATGGGCGATGCCCTGGCCGTGGCCTTGATAAAAAAGAAAAATTTTAAAAAGGCGGATTTCATGCGTTCCCATCCCGGAGGTGCACTGGGACAGCGTCTGTCAGGCAAAGTCAGCGAGCTAATGCTTAAAAAATCAGGTGTGCCTTTTGTGCAAACAGGCGCCACCATGGCCCAGGCCCTCGTCAGCATGGATGCCCACCGCCTGGGTGCTGTTTTTGTTCTTGATTCAGCTGACAAACTTATGGGAATACTTACTGACGGAGATGTACGGCATTGGATTGCAAAAGGGGGCGGTACACCCGACACCCTTTTGGTGGATGAGGTGATGACCCGCTCCCCAAGACATCTATCCCCCGATTCCTATCTGTATGATGCCCTTAATTTAATGGAAAAATATGAAATTACGGTTTTGCCGATCCTTGGGGAAAAAGGTTATCTTGAAGGGTTACTGCATCTCCACGATATCCTGGGAAAGGGAACTTTTAAATTTAATGGAGGTACGCAATGA
- a CDS encoding YhdH/YhfP family quinone oxidoreductase yields MMMEKSFKAMVVSEAGNKQYRREIVERQIGDLPEGDVLVKVYYSSLNYKDALSARGNKGVTRKYPHTPGIDAAGIVEESTDPAIKIGDQVIVTSYDLGMNTAGGFGQYVRVPAAWVVPLPDGLSLRQAMCYGTAGFTAALSILQLVSHGVLPEHGEILVSGATGGVGSIAVSILAKQGYTVVAINGRTDRSDYLKSIGAQRIIAIEDAVDTSGRPMLSERWAGGIDAVGGDILATTIKSMNANGVVTTCGNVASPDLPINVYPFILRGVTLVGIDSQNCPMAVRRKAWDKLSKEWQITQMETVVEEITLNELDQRIDKMLTGGSKGRVIVNMQS; encoded by the coding sequence ATGATGATGGAAAAATCATTCAAGGCCATGGTTGTCTCGGAAGCAGGGAATAAACAATATCGCCGTGAAATCGTTGAGCGGCAAATCGGGGATCTTCCTGAAGGGGATGTGCTTGTTAAAGTTTATTATTCTTCACTGAACTATAAGGATGCGCTTTCGGCCCGTGGAAATAAGGGCGTTACCAGGAAATACCCCCATACCCCCGGAATTGATGCCGCAGGTATAGTGGAGGAAAGTACGGATCCCGCCATTAAAATCGGTGACCAGGTCATTGTCACCAGTTATGACCTTGGGATGAATACGGCCGGGGGATTTGGCCAGTATGTTCGTGTTCCGGCCGCATGGGTGGTCCCTCTACCCGATGGCCTGAGTCTGCGGCAGGCCATGTGCTACGGCACAGCCGGATTTACAGCCGCCTTATCCATACTGCAACTGGTTAGCCACGGCGTGCTGCCGGAGCATGGTGAGATTTTAGTGTCCGGGGCCACCGGCGGTGTCGGCAGCATTGCCGTATCGATTCTGGCCAAACAGGGCTATACCGTGGTTGCTATTAACGGTAGAACAGACCGGTCGGATTATCTGAAATCAATTGGCGCTCAACGTATTATTGCCATTGAGGATGCCGTTGATACCAGCGGTCGGCCAATGCTTTCCGAGCGTTGGGCCGGAGGCATCGATGCTGTGGGCGGTGATATCCTGGCCACGACCATTAAATCCATGAACGCCAACGGCGTGGTGACCACTTGCGGAAACGTTGCCTCTCCGGATTTGCCCATCAATGTTTACCCCTTTATTCTCCGTGGTGTCACTTTGGTGGGGATTGATTCCCAGAATTGCCCTATGGCGGTTCGGCGAAAGGCCTGGGACAAGCTTTCAAAGGAATGGCAGATCACCCAAATGGAAACGGTTGTGGAAGAAATTACGCTCAATGAGCTGGACCAACGGATTGACAAAATGCTCACAGGCGGCAGTAAGGGGCGCGTGATTGTGAATATGCAGTCTTAA
- a CDS encoding aminotransferase class I/II-fold pyridoxal phosphate-dependent enzyme, which yields MNPSAQELNNIIEQAAPHVYEMLSDMGKKLFFPKGILTQSAEAKEKADKVNATIGIAKQGSCVLSLSSVTKYITQIEPNDYLPYASSFGLPELRKKWRKELYIKNPSLEGTAVSLPVVTSGITHGVSILSDMWVNANDVIVMPDMIWGNYNMIFRVRNSARFAEYKSYDDAMTHFNLDGFERVIREQAAQNDKIIVMLNFPHNPTGYTLSKKEAACVAEILIDVAQKGTNVVAACDDAYFGLFFEEESAKQSLFAKIAGKASRLLAIKLDGPTKEDYVMGFRTGFTTYGVAADANLDGVYEALEKKTAGCIRGNISNCSHLSQTILVKSMEDENYKSCKQGMFNLLKSRAFAIKEVLKDPKYADGFDVYPFNSGYFMCIRVKGVNADELRLHLLENYGTGLISIGEENLRVAFSCLEEKDVKTLFDIILSGINDLRK from the coding sequence ATGAATCCTAGTGCCCAGGAATTGAATAACATCATTGAACAGGCTGCTCCCCATGTATATGAAATGCTCTCTGACATGGGAAAAAAACTGTTTTTCCCAAAAGGTATTTTAACCCAGAGCGCTGAAGCTAAGGAAAAAGCGGACAAGGTCAATGCTACCATCGGCATCGCAAAGCAGGGCAGTTGCGTTTTAAGTCTTTCTTCCGTGACAAAGTACATTACACAGATTGAACCGAATGATTACCTGCCCTATGCTTCCTCATTCGGGCTACCTGAGCTGCGTAAAAAATGGCGTAAGGAATTGTATATTAAAAATCCGTCACTTGAAGGAACTGCCGTCAGTCTGCCCGTAGTCACATCCGGCATTACCCATGGGGTTTCAATCTTGTCGGATATGTGGGTAAATGCCAACGATGTTATTGTTATGCCGGATATGATATGGGGCAACTACAACATGATTTTCCGTGTCCGCAATAGTGCCCGGTTTGCTGAATACAAATCCTATGACGACGCCATGACCCATTTCAACCTGGATGGTTTCGAGCGTGTGATCAGGGAACAGGCGGCACAAAATGACAAGATCATTGTCATGCTTAATTTCCCCCATAATCCAACCGGGTATACCTTGAGCAAGAAAGAAGCGGCTTGTGTTGCAGAAATACTCATTGATGTGGCACAAAAGGGCACAAATGTTGTAGCCGCTTGTGATGACGCCTATTTTGGACTATTTTTTGAAGAGGAATCCGCCAAACAGTCTTTGTTTGCCAAAATTGCCGGTAAAGCGAGCCGGCTTTTGGCCATTAAATTAGACGGACCCACCAAAGAAGATTATGTCATGGGCTTCAGAACCGGGTTTACCACTTACGGGGTTGCTGCAGATGCAAACCTTGATGGGGTATATGAGGCTTTAGAAAAAAAGACAGCCGGATGTATCCGGGGCAATATCTCAAATTGCTCCCATTTAAGTCAGACCATCCTTGTTAAATCCATGGAAGATGAAAACTATAAAAGTTGTAAACAGGGGATGTTTAACCTGCTTAAATCCCGGGCCTTTGCCATCAAAGAGGTGCTCAAAGATCCCAAGTATGCGGATGGATTTGATGTCTATCCCTTTAATTCAGGATATTTTATGTGCATTCGTGTAAAAGGTGTGAATGCAGACGAGTTAAGGCTTCATTTGCTTGAGAATTATGGTACCGGACTGATCTCCATTGGAGAAGAAAATCTTCGGGTGGCTTTTTCATGTCTAGAGGAAAAGGATGTGAAAACTTTATTTGACATTATTCTTTCAGGGATAAATGATCTGAGAAAGTAA
- a CDS encoding serine acetyltransferase produces the protein MSLPDKKENLCRYVGTPIRDEQRAALPGVIDRIINTLDDPECFAHIGDEPIHFSTSVGDMIEKLRNILFPGYFSNEKMDSVNQTYHMGREITRLYDILSRQIIHVLRHDCQRFNRACSECERRGNEAAFTMIEQIPVLRKKLAADVRAAYDGDPAAKSYDEIIFSYPGLYAITVYRVAKILHELDIPQLPRIMSELAHSLTGIDIHPGATIGECFVIDHGTGVVIGETSVIGDNVRIYQNVTIGALSLPRDAGEKLRWAKRHPTIEDDVIIYSGATVLGGDTIIGARSVVGGNVWITHSVPADTKIFMEEPRLIIKNKQRRR, from the coding sequence ATGAGTCTGCCGGATAAAAAAGAAAATTTGTGCCGGTATGTGGGCACACCGATCCGGGATGAGCAAAGGGCCGCCCTTCCCGGGGTCATTGACCGGATTATAAATACATTGGATGATCCTGAATGCTTTGCACACATTGGTGATGAACCAATCCATTTTTCCACCTCAGTCGGGGATATGATTGAAAAATTAAGAAATATTCTGTTCCCCGGATATTTTTCAAATGAAAAAATGGACAGTGTCAATCAGACCTACCATATGGGTCGGGAAATCACACGGCTCTACGATATCCTTTCCAGGCAGATCATCCATGTGCTGCGCCATGATTGTCAAAGATTTAACAGGGCCTGTTCGGAATGTGAACGCCGGGGCAATGAGGCTGCGTTCACAATGATCGAACAGATTCCGGTTCTGCGGAAGAAATTGGCCGCTGATGTCAGGGCCGCTTATGACGGAGATCCGGCGGCTAAAAGCTACGATGAAATTATTTTTTCATATCCGGGGCTGTATGCCATCACGGTTTACCGAGTCGCCAAGATCCTTCACGAGCTTGATATCCCGCAGCTACCCAGGATTATGTCGGAACTGGCCCACAGCCTGACCGGTATTGATATTCACCCGGGTGCCACCATTGGTGAGTGCTTTGTCATTGACCATGGCACCGGCGTTGTCATCGGGGAAACATCTGTGATCGGTGACAATGTGCGTATTTACCAGAATGTCACCATCGGTGCGTTGTCTCTGCCCCGGGATGCCGGAGAAAAGCTGCGCTGGGCCAAGCGGCACCCCACCATTGAAGACGATGTAATTATCTACTCCGGGGCCACCGTGCTCGGTGGCGACACCATTATCGGAGCACGGTCCGTTGTGGGTGGAAATGTATGGATCACACACTCTGTTCCGGCAGATACCAAAATTTTTATGGAAGAGCCACGTCTGATTATTAAAAACAAACAAAGGAGGCGGTAA